The Paraphotobacterium marinum genome segment CTCTTGCAAATTCAGTTATTGGGATGGGATCAAAACCACTATATTCTTTATTACCCCCAACAACTTCAGGTCACAATCAATTTAGACCTGCATGGGCAAAAGAAGATCCAAAAGCCTTGGCTCAAAAAGCTGTTAAGTTATTAAATGAAGCAGGCTTTAACAAAGAACATCCATTAGAATTTACTGTTTTATTGCCGAATAAGCCGGAATTTAAAAAAGCAGCCCAGGCTATACAATCCATGTGGCAATCAACACTGCCTGTTAAAGTTAAGTTAAATGTCGTTGAATACAAAACTTGGTTAGCTCAAAGAAGTGCTCCTTCTACTCAAGTTGCTGCGGATGATTGGTATGGAGATTATAATGATCCAACAACGTTCTATGGATTATTTACTTCTACTTCAACACAAAATAGTCCACATTTCCACAATAAGGAATATGACTCTTTGCTTGATAAGGCCGCTACAGCAAGCAGTGATGCTGAAAGACGCAAATACTTTACCGAAGTTGATAAAGTGATTGATAAAACAATGTTTATTGCACCACAATATTCGTCAAGTTTGCCTTATTTAGTTAAACCTTATGTTAAAGGATGGGTGAACCAGAATCCTTTAGCATATTTTTATGCTAAAAATGTATATATTGAAAAACATTAAGAAATAATGTAAAAAACATATACAATAGATTTCTAAGTAATAAAAGAGAACTAAAATTTAGTTCTCTTTTTAATTGAGTTGAGAGTGAAGGTTAAGTGCAAACGACAGAATCAAACAAAGGTTTTATATATGCCTTTTTAGCTTTTTTCTTTTGGGGTATTGCTCCTTTATACTTCGCATTGATTCATAAAATGGATATATTTCTATTGTTGGCAATTAGAATTACTTTTTCGGTACCTCTGCTTTACTTAGTTGTAAAAATTTTTAATAAATCTAAAGTAAACTTCAAAGAAATTTTCACGTCTAAAACGGTTATATATTGTTTTTTGGCTTCAATAATTTACTGTGTGAGTTGGACGTTATTTGCATTGGCTTCCAATCAAAAAAATATTTTAGCGGTAAGTCTAGCGTATTTTATAAACCCTATTATTTGCATTTTTATAGGTACTATTATTTTTAAAGAAAGGCTACCAAATTCATATAAAATTGCTATGTTTTTGGTAATCGTAGGCATTTTTTACCAAATTTCAATTTACCATACATTTCCGTTAGTCTCTATTTTGATGGCAGTTTTTTTTGCTTTGTACGGAATGATGAAAAAATTTATAAAACTTGACTCAATTACATCAATCTTTTTAGAAGCATTATTACTTGTTCCACTAGCATTGGTCTATTTGGTATACTATTTCCATTTTCACAAACAAGATTCCTTAATCGGAAGTAATGATTTAATTTTATATATTGGGACATCCTTTGTAACAATATTACCGCTTATATTATTTACTTTGGCGGTTCAACATATTAATTTAAATGTAGTAGGAATTATGCAGTATGTTGAACCAACTATTCAGTTTTTTCTCGCTACACTTTTGTTAAATGAAACATTTAATATGACGAATGCTATAACATTTTCTTTCATATGGATTGGCATTTTTATTATCATTGTAAATGAAGCTTTTATAAAAAAAATTAAATCAAAAAAAACTTTAAACAAGAATACAATCTTAAAAAAACATTAATTACTTTAATCAAAAAAGCGATATATAAAAATTGTTTAAATATCTAACTGAAAAATTTAATGAATTTTAATAGAGAGTTTTATTCTATTGTTATACCTTTCTCCAGACTTAAAAAATTAAACTCTTTTGGTAATAGTTGTTTTATTTTTTGTATAGAAAAGTTATAAGTGAGTTGGTTAAGTTTATTAAAATCTTTTTTATGATAATTCTTACTAAATCTATTTTGTGTCAGTCCTAATTCTTGAATATTATACCAATAATGCCTAACTCCATCACTTAGAATATAACGTTCCCCACTTTTAAGATTATTAAAAGAAAGATTAATGATTCGAGCAACATCCTGTCTATGTATTAATCGAACAGCATTTTTGCTTTCACTAATTCTATTTTTCTCAAGCCAATTAAGAGGGTTTCTTATTTTGTTGTAAAGACCTGCTAAATGTAAAATTGTGAAATTTTGAGACTCCATGAGTTTTGTTTCAAGTTGGTATCTCTCTGATTCCATATCAATTGGTGAATGTTCATCAACTAACTTTTGATTTTCTTTATTCAAAAAAGCACCTGTTGAACTTAATAAAATAACTTTTTCAAAATTTTGAACCCAATTACAAAAGTCTTTAAATTTCCTTTTTTCAACATTATTAATAGGGAAGGTTATTATAAGTGTACCTCCATTAATATGATCTAATGATTTATTAGGATCCAGGATTAAATACTTTTTGTTCGTTCTGGATGTGCCTAGCCAACTTGGATCTTGTTGTATAATGGCACTTCCTATAAAACCTGCACCAAGTATTAAGTTTTGTTTCATTCATCCCCTCCTATAACAGGATCTTAATTTAAAACGATTCTATGTTAAGAGATATTTTTTTCATACATGTCTTATAAGCTAAAACAAATTCACGCTTATAAATAACTAATTATAATGAAGATATCGAAATTAAATTAACAATTTTTTTTAAAGATGTGAATGAAAAAAAAATTTATCCCAAAAATATCAAAACCATCCCATTAATTCTGTTTTAAAAACTAACTTATTGAAAAAAATGATATTTTCTGTGAATATTAATGGTAGCAATGAATAAGTTTTGAATGAAAGGAAAATGATATGGAAGAGTACTTAGTTGCGGTTGATATAATGAAATGTCATTTGGGTGTAACCGAAAAAGAGGCATTGCATAAATTAGGGTTGGGAGAGTCAGTTAAAAATGATTATAGTACTCAAAAAAAGGTGAGAGTATTGGATGGTAGAGACTAATTGGAATAAGATGAGTTTTTTTATTTGGTTGATTCAACATTTTTTACTACACAATGATGTTGAATTTGCTCTATATAAAATAGATAACTATAAGGTTAATATATATTTTTTTTAAAAATGCATAAGCTTATTAAACTGAATTTTAGTAAGTTAATGTTGTACATCAATAAAGATACTTAGGTTATTGACACAGTTATAATAAAAGTGCAATGATTGGCTCATGTTTAGGACAGAAGAAGTAATTTATGATAGAACTTGACACGCCAGCACTCATTATACGTAAGAGTATAATGAAAGATAATTTAATGAAGATGCAAAAATATGCTGATTCAAAAAATATTAATTTAAGACCACATACTAAAGCTCATAAGACACCTTATTTAGCAAATATGCAAATTGAACTTGGAGCAAGTGGAATTTGTGTTTCAAAATTAAGTGAAGCAGAGATCATGGCTGAGCATGGAATTAAAGATATCTTAATTACAACACCCATTGCAAGCTCCGTAAAGTTCAAGCGATTAGTCGAGCTCCAGAAAAACTTCCCAAGTTTGGTTTTATACCAGGTTGTTGATAGTGCTTATCATGTTGAGCAAATAGATAGTTTTTCAAAAGATAAAAGTGTCATCATTAACTTGGTAGTTGAAGTCGAAGCAGGACAGAAACGTTGTGGGTTGATTCCTGATGAAAACTTAAAAAACTTGATTGATTTAATTAATCAGAAAGAACATGTAAATTTTTGTGGCATTCAAGCCTATAGTGGGCATCTGCAATTGGTACAAAATTATGAATCAAGGTTATCTGAAGCAGCTCAAGCTTTAAATCCTATAAAAAGATTTTTTAAAGATTATAAAATTGAAAAAAATGAAATAATTATAAGCGGCGCTGGAACTGGTACTTTTTACGCCTCTGATAATAGTTTTTTTTCTGAAATACAATGTGGGTCTTATATATTTATGGATAAGGCTTATAAAGAAATTATGAAGCCAAATGATTCAGATAATATAAATTTTGGTAATTCTTTAATGGTATTGAGTACCGTTATTTCTAAGCCAGCTCATAATAGACTAGTCATAGATGCTGGTATGAAGTCATTAAGTATCGATCACGGAATGCCCTCTGTTTTCGATTTAAAGGGTGTAACGTATCGTTGTGGCGGTGATGAGCATGGTATTTTAGACATTGAAGATGAATCCATGAATTTAAATATAGGTGACCAAGTTCTCTTAATTCCCAGTCATTGTGATACAACCTTGAATAATTTTGATGACATGTATTTACTTGATGATAATGATAAAATCGTTAAATCTTTAAAAATCAGTGGGCGTGGCTGTTCCCAATAAGGAAATAGAATGTTTAAGTTAGAGCAAAAAAGTTTAAAAAATTTAGTAAGTGCCTGTGAATGGGAAGTAAGAGTCAATTTAGCAGCATGTTATCGTATGGTTTCTATTATGGGTTGGGATGATTTAATACATACTCATATTTCAGCAAAAATTCCAAATACAGAGCATTATCTTGTAAATGCCTATGGTTGGGGGTTTGATGAAGTCACAGCTTCATCTTTAGTAAAAGTAGACTTAGATGGTAATGTAATTGGTGACAATATGAGTGATATTAATCCTGCGGGGTTTACGATTCACTCAGCTGTTCATGAAGCACGACCAGATGTCATGTGTGTTTTACACCTTCATACTAATGAAACCGCGACAGTAGCATCACAAAAGTGTGGCTTGCTACCTTATAGCCAATATTCTATGTTTTCTCTTAATTCACTTTCATATCATTCTTATGAGGGTTTGGCTGTTGATGAGGACGAAAGGCTTACACTTCAAAATGACTTGGGTAGCCACAATCATATGTTATTGATTAACCATGGAGCATTAACTGTAGGACCTACAATTGGTGATGCTTTCATGAGAATGTATGATTTACAAAGAGCATGTGAAATTCAAATAATGATGCAGTCGACAGGCCAACAAATTATAAAAGTTAATCAATCTATATTAGATGATGTTGCAAGACAGCAAAAAGCTGTAAATTTAGGTAAAACAGGAGGTGTTTTGACATGGCCTTCTATTTTACGAAGAGTTCATAAAAAAGATGCATCATTTGCATCATAATTGACGTAAGAGGTAATAATGAAGATAGTTTCAGTTGAAGTTTTTGATAGTTTTTGTCCTGAACGACCTCAATGGACACCTGTTTTTGTTAGAATAAATACTGATGAAGGAATTAGTGGCGTTGGAGAAGCGGGTCTAGCTTATGATTTAGGACATAGCGCAGCAGCAAATATGATAAAGGAATTTGCTGAAGCTTTTTTAATAGGTTTTGACCCATTTTGTACAGAGAAACTGTGGTCAAGAATGCTACGTGAAAGCTTTTGGGGTCTAGGTGGGGGGCCTGTTATATACTCTGCAATGAGTGCAATTGATACAGCACTTTGGGACATTAAAGGTAAGGCTTTGAATCTACCAGTTTATCAGTTGTTGGGTGGGAAAGTTAATGAAAATTTGAGAACTTATGCCTCTCAGCTTCAATTTGATTGGTCTGATAATTTTAAAGCTTTGGTGCAACCAGAGGAATATGGTGAAGCTGCAAGAAAAGCTATTGAGGATGGATATGATGCTGTCAAAGTAGACCCTATTATGTATGATAAAGATGGAAATACTTACTATGATAGAACAAACATCATTTCTCGTGCTGAAATGAAATTATATCGCTCACGAATGGAAGCTATTAGAAAAGAAGTTGGTGATGAGGTTGATATAATTTTTGAATGTCATAGCCTTCCGGGAGCAACTTCTGCCATCCAAATAGGGGAAATTGCCGAAGAGTTTGATTGTATGTATTATGAGGAGCCTGTTAATTATTTGAATCATTCGTTACATAAAAAAGTAGCTAGAAAACTTGATGTACCAATTGCGGGTGGAGAAAGATTATATAATAGATGGCAAATAAGACCATATTTAGAAGATCAAAGTGTTGATGTTCTTCAGCCTGATATTGGTTTATGCGGTGGCTTTACAGAAACAAAAAAAGTCTGTGATTATGCTGATATCTTTGACGTGAGAATTCAAGCGCATGTTTGTGGTGGTCCAGTTGCTACAGCTGCTTCCTTACATCTTGAATCAGC includes the following:
- the rarD gene encoding EamA family transporter RarD, which produces MQTTESNKGFIYAFLAFFFWGIAPLYFALIHKMDIFLLLAIRITFSVPLLYLVVKIFNKSKVNFKEIFTSKTVIYCFLASIIYCVSWTLFALASNQKNILAVSLAYFINPIICIFIGTIIFKERLPNSYKIAMFLVIVGIFYQISIYHTFPLVSILMAVFFALYGMMKKFIKLDSITSIFLEALLLVPLALVYLVYYFHFHKQDSLIGSNDLILYIGTSFVTILPLILFTLAVQHINLNVVGIMQYVEPTIQFFLATLLLNETFNMTNAITFSFIWIGIFIIIVNEAFIKKIKSKKTLNKNTILKKH
- a CDS encoding class II aldolase/adducin family protein, which translates into the protein MFKLEQKSLKNLVSACEWEVRVNLAACYRMVSIMGWDDLIHTHISAKIPNTEHYLVNAYGWGFDEVTASSLVKVDLDGNVIGDNMSDINPAGFTIHSAVHEARPDVMCVLHLHTNETATVASQKCGLLPYSQYSMFSLNSLSYHSYEGLAVDEDERLTLQNDLGSHNHMLLINHGALTVGPTIGDAFMRMYDLQRACEIQIMMQSTGQQIIKVNQSILDDVARQQKAVNLGKTGGVLTWPSILRRVHKKDASFAS
- a CDS encoding DSD1 family PLP-dependent enzyme; amino-acid sequence: MIELDTPALIIRKSIMKDNLMKMQKYADSKNINLRPHTKAHKTPYLANMQIELGASGICVSKLSEAEIMAEHGIKDILITTPIASSVKFKRLVELQKNFPSLVLYQVVDSAYHVEQIDSFSKDKSVIINLVVEVEAGQKRCGLIPDENLKNLIDLINQKEHVNFCGIQAYSGHLQLVQNYESRLSEAAQALNPIKRFFKDYKIEKNEIIISGAGTGTFYASDNSFFSEIQCGSYIFMDKAYKEIMKPNDSDNINFGNSLMVLSTVISKPAHNRLVIDAGMKSLSIDHGMPSVFDLKGVTYRCGGDEHGILDIEDESMNLNIGDQVLLIPSHCDTTLNNFDDMYLLDDNDKIVKSLKISGRGCSQ
- a CDS encoding Rossmann-fold NAD(P)-binding domain-containing protein, encoding MKQNLILGAGFIGSAIIQQDPSWLGTSRTNKKYLILDPNKSLDHINGGTLIITFPINNVEKRKFKDFCNWVQNFEKVILLSSTGAFLNKENQKLVDEHSPIDMESERYQLETKLMESQNFTILHLAGLYNKIRNPLNWLEKNRISESKNAVRLIHRQDVARIINLSFNNLKSGERYILSDGVRHYWYNIQELGLTQNRFSKNYHKKDFNKLNQLTYNFSIQKIKQLLPKEFNFLSLEKGITIE
- a CDS encoding mandelate racemase/muconate lactonizing enzyme family protein, with translation MKIVSVEVFDSFCPERPQWTPVFVRINTDEGISGVGEAGLAYDLGHSAAANMIKEFAEAFLIGFDPFCTEKLWSRMLRESFWGLGGGPVIYSAMSAIDTALWDIKGKALNLPVYQLLGGKVNENLRTYASQLQFDWSDNFKALVQPEEYGEAARKAIEDGYDAVKVDPIMYDKDGNTYYDRTNIISRAEMKLYRSRMEAIRKEVGDEVDIIFECHSLPGATSAIQIGEIAEEFDCMYYEEPVNYLNHSLHKKVARKLDVPIAGGERLYNRWQIRPYLEDQSVDVLQPDIGLCGGFTETKKVCDYADIFDVRIQAHVCGGPVATAASLHLESAIPNFLIHEHHTYAIKKWNRELCIEDPQPINGKFNVSDKPGLGIHLNDEILSRGHKILIK